aacattATTCAACGTCTGGagactctttttttttgttttgttcaaaaatccCATTGAGAACCCAAAATGAAactagagagagagaaaaaaagaaaactttttcattccaaaattatcatccacacaacaacaacaaccaccacttTGCAGAATTAATGGCTAATTATATCTCACTTTTTATagccgaaaaaaataatcaagtgaaaaaaaactgtataTAAAAAagtaacaaaatgaaaaagaaagaaaaattctacaAAATTCagttaatatcatcatcatcatcatcatcatcatccacagaTTTGAATGAACAGAATTTGGATTCTTTTTCTAATGTTAATATCACATTATCCGTATAACTTATCCTGAGGCATTAACATATCATttacattattcattttgattttgatgatgatttgttaaCTAACTTTctatatataatttttttttgtttacagtTGTTTTACAAGGTGATCAACATCGACCATCCAAATATTCTGTTCCAGGTGGTTCAACAATCTATggcccatcatcatcatcatcatcatccggtGGAAATAGCCAAAGATTTACTGAATTTGTGTTATATGTTGTTCCTaaagatttttcatcatcatcatcatcatcacaatcttcattatcatcatcaaatttaaatcgttggacatcatcatcatcttccgtatcaccatcatcaacacaacaACGATCATTACTCGATGTTGGTAGTTTTCAGGTAAAttatgttgaaaattttttttgttttttcaattatccaTATGGGAACCATAttgtgattttgtttttgttttcattttttttttgtttcatgtgACAAATTATCGTTATTGATAGTAGCGTTGTAGATCTCATATAGATTTTGTctccataaaaaaataacgtcttttttttactttgagcataaaaaaaagtagaatgaaacaaaacaaaaaaattaaacgatGCATGCAATTTGcaaactatgatgatgatgatgatgaagcttCACATAATGATTCTGCTAAAGCCTAGGCCAATCGAAAGAGTTGAATAATTAATTCTATATAGCCGCCGAGAGAGacagaatgagaaaaaaatttattatgaaaaaaaaagttgcaaATTGAAGAAGAATCGTGTAgtatttaattattttttttttgtttctactaactaattttcttgtttgattCATCGTAAAAAGCCTCAAGTGTACACCGATTCATTGGTAAAATTATCTAAAGATTGTCCAAATGCTGTAACGCATACATCGCCAGTGCCAAAGAATGAAATAAGCGTCATGTGGCTTGCACCACAACAAGGTTCTGGATGTATAGTATTCAAGTAAGTAgtcgtgatttttttttccaccgaATATGTGAATTTGATTGAGAAGAATGGccaaattattgaatggttgttttttttggcgttgattttttttttgattttgattttggataATTAATTATCTATATATTCCatgcaattttttctatcattgatttacatatgaaaaccaaaaaaaaaaacagagctATTGTAGCCGAAAATAAAGACAGATGGTATCATGAAGATGGTGGCCTAACCAAAGTGCTTTGTGAAGAAGAAGCCGATACGATAGCCGATGCTGAATCGGAAATTGTCGATGAATGTTGTGCCTGTGATGAGGCTAAATATGAAGTTACATTCGAAGGTTATTGGTCTAAATATACACATCCAAAAGATTTTCCTGCTAATGCATGGCAAACACATTTTTCCGATATAATTGGCGCTAGTCATTCATCCGATTTTCGTATATGGGAATATGGTGGCTATGCTAGTGAAGGTGTTAAACAAGTAGCCGAATCCGGTATAACgaaaaaacttgaatcaGAATTGAAAGCAGAATCAAGTAAAATTCGTACGATAATTAAAGCTCGTGGTCTTTGGTATCCAAATTTAAATGGCAAAACATTTGCCGTATTTCGTGTGgataatcgtcatcatttaatgtcattattatcgatgcTTGGTCCTAGCCCTGATTGGTTCATCGGAGTTAGTGCATTGGAattatgtttgaaaaattgttctTGGGTTGCCGATAAAAGTATCAATTTATATCTTTGGGATGCTGGCACTGATTCTGGTGTCACTTATCTATCACGTGATCTACCAACCATACCACAGGAACGAATTCGTCGTATAACATCTACATCGCCTAATTTACCCGAATCACCATTCTATGATCCAAGCGGTGCACCAATGAAACCATTCGCACGGCTAACCATTTCAAGGCAACGAATTTATGAAAAAGtttgtggtgatgatgataaccgtTTTAGCATatctgattttgatgatgatgataatcgatgtaagttgatgttgatgatggataatcTAATTTAGCTCAAATTTTGATGAGTCAGATGTTTTtactttgtgtgtgtatgtgtgtgtgtttggaatGCGATCACTAATTGGCttcattcttcttttttttcatctcttttttatttctgttaTTTATTTAGCTACCGATTGTTCAGTGACCGAATGGACTGTATTTGGTCCTTGTTCAGTTGCATGTGGCCATGGAATACGTAAACGAACTAGaaattatatgaatgaaaaacgagCTAAAGAAGTTGGCTGTAATATGAAACTAATTGAAACTGAAGAATGTGGTGCTAAATGTGTCAATAACGTTAGCTGTGAAACTACAGCTTGGTCTGAATGGACCTCGTGTAATGTTACATGTGGTCGTGGATATCGgaaaagaaatagaaaatttttacatCGTTTAGCCAGAAATTTATGCCAAAATGTTGAACTTGAACAACGTGAATCATGTGTTGGAACTTTGTCTAATTGTggccatcaaaatcaacatcaatcatcatcctcatcttcatcttcattatcatcaacttCAACCGGATCATCAACTggccataataattatgatcaaGAAATAATTGAACCACATTGTGCAGTGACCAGCTGGTCTGAATGGACACCATGTTCAGTTGAATGTGGTAAAGGAGTCAAATATCGTAATCGATTGTATATTAATGCTTATAAATCGAAAAATGTTTGCAATGTTAAATTGATACAAGTAATCGAATGTTTCAACAAAGCCTGTATAACgcataataatgatgcaCAACGTAAGTgtgtttcaattgaattctaAACATTTTCCTtttctataataataacaacaacaaccaaacaaaactaTCATTACAtggataaaatttcaaagaattctttatattcactatgagagaaaaacaaaaatcatgtTATGAAcatggaaatttttccataataTCAGAATGAATTAggatcatacacacacagacaatcATAATGTATTCGAGATATAGTTTCATTAATTTCTTCTACAAGAATTTCTCATATATGATATggcttaattttttttattctttttctttcttttcatatatatttaaCTTAATTtttctgctgctgttgttgatcgtTGTCTGCGACAGATGTatgttcattatcaaaaGAAGTGGGCCCTTGCCGTGGCTATTTTCCTCGTTATTATTACGATTCAAGTAAAGGTGCCTGTCTACAATTTATATATCGTGGTTGTCGTggaaatcataataattttgaacgTTTACAAGAttgtaaagaaaaatgtgaaaatcaatttaaaggTATTACGtgatatatgaatttttttttcgtaaaatataatgatgtttttttttggaaaaaaaaggatttatcgatgaaaatatacgttcaaatacaaatgttcaaatgtataatcaatataatcattcaatgacaTCACCATtgattggtgatgatcaaaatttggTTATCGATTGTGTTGTaagtattgattgattgattgatcgattgatcgatcgaatgaattgaaaaacaaaaactacattttcatcatcatcatcatcataggtAACGGTATGGTCCGAATGGAGCCAATGTACAAAACCATGTGGTAAAGCAAGAAAAGAACGTAGAcgtgaaataaaattaaatccaCAGAATGGTGGACGTAAATGTCCAAAATTGGTACAACGACGTAAATGTAAAGAGAATCCACCATGTGGTAAGTTAtatcatttgataatgaaattctgATTtattcagagaaaaaaaaattgtttcattcaaattgctTTTGGCTTATGgcttttttccttttttttccttttcgatatttttttgtttcacatttCATATCCATAATGCTTTcgataatatgatgataatagtttCGGATAATCgaaataattatcaacaaaaaaagaatggccataataattatcatcatcagcatcatcatcatcatcatcaacagcaaccatATGGtggctatcatcatcaatatcatcaaacatcatcatcatcatcagcagcagcagcagcaacatcacaacagcagcaatcaCGAAATACTCAGGATTATCCACAATTAAACTaacaatcataaaaaaaagtcaaatgaAGATGCCACTTATGCTGATTATGATGACcgctgataataatgataatcagtcgcaattattattattattatcatcatcatttattttcaatttcccgcgaattttttttttctctttctatcTCTTCTTGATGATCTTCTTATTTTGTGCTATACACAGAATGTGCAATGAGCCAATGGAGTGAATGGAGTTCCTGTGAAGCTCATTGTGATACCGGTAATGGATTAAAACATCGTCATCGTAATATAACACAATATCCGGATCCTGGAAGGCCAACATGTGGTGCTACTGTTGAAAGACAATATTGTGTCGATTATCCAACACCTTGTAATAATTAAATGGCATAATACCATACAATACCATATATATTGTTATAAGTCTTTGagaaccaaacaaaacaaaaaaaacaaattctgg
This is a stretch of genomic DNA from Dermatophagoides farinae isolate YC_2012a chromosome 6, ASM2471394v1, whole genome shotgun sequence. It encodes these proteins:
- the LOC124494248 gene encoding spondin-1-like isoform X2, which translates into the protein MMTKKYKPSSSMNMNETTSYGCVVDDDDDDVSPQRWPKCWPSSSSTSSASTCASLNHNHHHHHLYNNCNHVHIISSMYRSNQITTTTTTTILQLIDQIIRYLILAILFILIMIMIPVDGGIIMLANCEPQLWNNNHHNHHQQQQHSSSSGGGYYNGGTVGGGGYGLNVINNYSYTTMTTNNNGGGVGGGGIINANNNNNFLNQNQFTDYIACAKHEINNNNNGLMTTEPSHEPHGFRIKIQSNPDKYVPNEMYTIVLQGDQHRPSKYSVPGGSTIYGPSSSSSSSGGNSQRFTEFVLYVVPKDFSSSSSSSQSSLSSSNLNRWTSSSSSVSPSSTQQRSLLDVGSFQPQVYTDSLVKLSKDCPNAVTHTSPVPKNEISVMWLAPQQGSGCIVFKAIVAENKDRWYHEDGGLTKVLCEEEADTIADAESEIVDECCACDEAKYEVTFEGYWSKYTHPKDFPANAWQTHFSDIIGASHSSDFRIWEYGGYASEGVKQVAESGITKKLESELKAESSKIRTIIKARGLWYPNLNGKTFAVFRVDNRHHLMSLLSMLGPSPDWFIGVSALELCLKNCSWVADKSINLYLWDAGTDSGVTYLSRDLPTIPQERIRRITSTSPNLPESPFYDPSGAPMKPFARLTISRQRIYEKVCGDDDNRFSISDFDDDDNRSTDCSVTEWTVFGPCSVACGHGIRKRTRNYMNEKRAKEVGCNMKLIETEECGAKCVNNVSCETTAWSEWTSCNVTCGRGYRKRNRKFLHRLARNLCQNVELEQRESCVGTLSNCGHQNQHQSSSSSSSSLSSTSTGSSTGHNNYDQEIIEPHCAVTSWSEWTPCSVECGKGVKYRNRLYINAYKSKNVCNVKLIQVIECFNKACITHNNDAQHVCSLSKEVGPCRGYFPRYYYDSSKGACLQFIYRGCRGNHNNFERLQDCKEKCENQFKGFIDENIRSNTNVQMYNQYNHSMTSPLIGDDQNLVIDCVVTVWSEWSQCTKPCGKARKERRREIKLNPQNGGRKCPKLVQRRKCKENPPCECAMSQWSEWSSCEAHCDTGNGLKHRHRNITQYPDPGRPTCGATVERQYCVDYPTPCNN
- the LOC124494248 gene encoding spondin-1-like isoform X1, which translates into the protein MMTKKYKPSSSMNMNETTSYGCVVDDDDDDVSPQRWPKCWPSSSSTSSASTCASLNHNHHHHHLYNNCNHVHIISSMYRSNQITTTTTTTILQLIDQIIRYLILAILFILIMIMIPVDGGIIMLANCEPQLWNNNHHNHHQQQQHSSSSGGGYYNGGTVGGGGYGLNVINNYSYTTMTTNNNGGGVGGGGIINANNNNNFLNQNQFTDYIACAKHEINNNNNGLMTTEPSHEPHGFRIKIQSNPDKYVPNEMYTIVLQGDQHRPSKYSVPGGSTIYGPSSSSSSSGGNSQRFTEFVLYVVPKDFSSSSSSSQSSLSSSNLNRWTSSSSSVSPSSTQQRSLLDVGSFQPQVYTDSLVKLSKDCPNAVTHTSPVPKNEISVMWLAPQQGSGCIVFKAIVAENKDRWYHEDGGLTKVLCEEEADTIADAESEIVDECCACDEAKYEVTFEGYWSKYTHPKDFPANAWQTHFSDIIGASHSSDFRIWEYGGYASEGVKQVAESGITKKLESELKAESSKIRTIIKARGLWYPNLNGKTFAVFRVDNRHHLMSLLSMLGPSPDWFIGVSALELCLKNCSWVADKSINLYLWDAGTDSGVTYLSRDLPTIPQERIRRITSTSPNLPESPFYDPSGAPMKPFARLTISRQRIYEKVCGDDDNRFSISDFDDDDNRSTDCSVTEWTVFGPCSVACGHGIRKRTRNYMNEKRAKEVGCNMKLIETEECGAKCVNNVSCETTAWSEWTSCNVTCGRGYRKRNRKFLHRLARNLCQNVELEQRESCVGTLSNCGHQNQHQSSSSSSSSLSSTSTGSSTGHNNYDQEIIEPHCAVTSWSEWTPCSVECGKGVKYRNRLYINAYKSKNVCNVKLIQVIECFNKACITHNNDAQHVCSLSKEVGPCRGYFPRYYYDSSKGACLQFIYRGCRGNHNNFERLQDCKEKCENQFKGFIDENIRSNTNVQMYNQYNHSMTSPLIGDDQNLVIDCVVTVWSEWSQCTKPCGKARKERRREIKLNPQNGGRKCPKLVQRRKCKENPPCVSDNRNNYQQKKNGHNNYHHQHHHHHHQQQPYGGYHHQYHQTSSSSSAAAAATSQQQQSRNTQDYPQLN